From the Deinococcus aquaticus genome, one window contains:
- a CDS encoding HPr family phosphocarrier protein, whose translation MEQNFIVTAEHGLHARPAAQLVQVASPFASAIELVTADRAVNLKSMMSVMGVGLASGASFSVRATGDDAQAAVDAIAARLEEQGLARRA comes from the coding sequence ATGGAACAGAACTTCATCGTCACCGCCGAACACGGCCTGCACGCCCGCCCCGCCGCCCAGCTCGTGCAGGTGGCCTCGCCGTTCGCCAGCGCCATCGAACTCGTCACCGCCGACAGGGCCGTGAACCTCAAGAGCATGATGTCCGTCATGGGTGTGGGCCTCGCCAGCGGCGCCAGCTTCAGCGTCCGCGCGACCGGCGACGACGCGCAGGCTGCCGTGGACGCCATTGCCGCCCGCCTGGAAGAACAGGGCCTCGCCCGCCGTGCCTGA
- the ptsG gene encoding glucose-specific PTS transporter subunit IIBC has product MTTPNTTAPGTVPGKPPRKTAFAALQEIGKALMLPVAVLPAAGLLLGFGSAFNDPSYSWYASIPDWLHFVGKMMVGASDVIFGNLPVIFALGVAIGLAGGAGVAALAALVGFLVMHATISAYLGLGDAATFDTLSAASKGAYAKVLGINSLQTGVFGGILMGLLAAFLYNRYKDIRLPAFLGFFAGRRFVPIVTAASAIVVGILLTYLWPPVQQGLNAFSTVATEGAPVAASGIFGFVNRLLIPFGLHHIWYQPFWFIAGEYTTPDGNVVHGDLTRYIAGDKSAGIFMTGFFPIMLFALPAAALAIVQEARPERRKVIAGIMGSAALTSFLTGITEPIEFSFMFVAPLLYVFHAAMTGLSFMVMNILGSHSGFTFSGGAIDYFLLMPKSTRAWLVPVVGLVFAAVYYVVFRAVIRRFNIMTPGREEVSSEDTAAATVRAAGGDRELAVDILRALGGPSNISNLDACITRLRVSVNDKSRVNKSQLQMLGAAGVLEVGNSVQAVYGTRSDQLKEEMRRVIEEGAYTEANPAATRPADAAPAQVRTGPPAPAITAQPNPIPQTTGGAPALPADFTLPMPGRVLPITDVPDPVFSGRVMGDGFAIEPTGGRVVAPVSGEVVTLFPTGHAIGLRADNGLEVLVHVGIDTVSLNGEGFTARVAQGDRVTAGQTLVDVDLDAVRPRVPSLITPVIFTNLAPDQSVQIDGQTVTLKS; this is encoded by the coding sequence GTGACCACACCCAACACCACCGCGCCCGGCACCGTGCCGGGCAAACCGCCCCGCAAGACCGCCTTCGCCGCCCTGCAGGAGATCGGCAAGGCCCTGATGCTCCCGGTCGCGGTGCTGCCCGCCGCCGGGTTGCTGCTGGGCTTCGGCTCGGCCTTCAACGACCCCAGTTACTCCTGGTACGCCAGCATCCCCGACTGGCTGCACTTCGTCGGCAAGATGATGGTCGGCGCGTCCGACGTGATCTTCGGGAACCTGCCCGTCATCTTCGCGCTGGGCGTCGCCATCGGCCTCGCGGGCGGCGCGGGCGTGGCGGCCCTGGCCGCGCTGGTCGGCTTTCTGGTCATGCACGCCACCATCAGCGCCTACCTGGGCCTGGGTGACGCCGCGACCTTCGACACCCTGAGCGCCGCCAGCAAGGGCGCGTACGCCAAGGTGCTGGGCATCAACTCGCTGCAGACCGGCGTATTCGGCGGCATCCTGATGGGCCTGCTCGCCGCGTTCCTGTACAACCGCTACAAGGACATCCGCCTGCCCGCCTTCCTGGGCTTCTTCGCGGGCCGGCGCTTCGTGCCGATCGTCACGGCCGCCTCGGCCATCGTGGTCGGCATCCTGCTGACCTACCTGTGGCCGCCGGTGCAGCAGGGCCTGAACGCCTTCTCCACGGTCGCGACCGAGGGCGCGCCCGTCGCGGCCAGCGGCATCTTCGGCTTCGTGAACCGCCTGCTGATCCCGTTTGGCCTGCACCACATCTGGTACCAGCCGTTCTGGTTCATTGCCGGTGAGTACACCACGCCCGACGGCAACGTCGTACACGGCGACCTGACCCGCTACATCGCCGGGGATAAGAGCGCCGGGATCTTCATGACCGGTTTCTTCCCGATCATGCTGTTCGCCCTGCCCGCCGCCGCGCTGGCCATCGTGCAGGAAGCCCGCCCGGAGCGCCGCAAGGTCATCGCCGGGATCATGGGCAGCGCCGCCCTGACCTCCTTCCTGACCGGCATCACCGAACCGATCGAGTTCTCGTTCATGTTCGTCGCGCCGCTGCTGTACGTCTTCCACGCCGCCATGACCGGCCTGAGCTTCATGGTCATGAACATCCTCGGCTCGCACAGCGGCTTCACCTTCAGCGGCGGGGCCATCGACTACTTCCTGCTGATGCCCAAAAGCACCCGCGCGTGGCTGGTGCCCGTCGTGGGCCTCGTCTTCGCCGCCGTGTACTACGTGGTGTTCCGCGCCGTGATCCGCCGTTTCAACATCATGACCCCCGGCCGTGAGGAGGTCAGCAGCGAGGACACCGCCGCCGCCACCGTCCGCGCCGCCGGCGGGGACCGCGAACTGGCCGTGGACATCCTGCGCGCCCTGGGCGGCCCCAGCAACATCAGCAACCTTGACGCCTGCATCACCCGCCTGCGCGTCAGCGTGAACGACAAGAGCCGCGTGAATAAAAGCCAGCTTCAGATGCTCGGCGCGGCCGGTGTCCTCGAAGTCGGGAACAGCGTGCAGGCCGTGTACGGCACCCGCAGCGACCAGCTGAAAGAGGAGATGCGCCGCGTGATCGAGGAAGGCGCGTACACCGAGGCCAACCCCGCCGCGACCCGCCCCGCCGACGCCGCGCCCGCCCAGGTCCGCACCGGCCCGCCCGCCCCGGCCATCACCGCCCAGCCCAACCCCATTCCGCAGACGACCGGCGGCGCACCTGCCCTGCCCGCCGACTTCACGCTGCCCATGCCGGGGCGCGTGCTGCCCATCACGGACGTGCCTGACCCCGTCTTCAGCGGCCGGGTCATGGGCGACGGCTTCGCCATCGAACCCACGGGCGGCCGCGTCGTCGCCCCCGTCAGCGGCGAGGTCGTCACGCTGTTCCCCACCGGGCACGCCATCGGCCTGCGCGCCGACAACGGCCTGGAAGTCCTCGTGCACGTCGGGATCGACACGGTCAGCCTGAACGGCGAGGGCTTCACCGCCCGCGTCGCCCAGGGCGACCGCGTGACCGCCGGGCAGACCCTGGTGGACGTGGACCTGGACGCCGTGCGCCCCCGCGTGCCCAGCCTGATCACGCCCGTGATCTTCACCAACCTCGCCCCGGACCAGAGCGTGCAGATCGACGGTCAGACCGTCACCCTCAAGTCCTGA
- a CDS encoding MurR/RpiR family transcriptional regulator, with protein sequence MTRSTTGTGGALGRIRLHADSLSPSLRRVADHVTAHADTAVHQTITEVALSAGVSEATITRLCHKLNYAGFHAFKIALASDLGGMHPQGGPHASTDAPSQMQRLTQQAVRSLEGTARLLDAQVTGDVAERLSRAPRVDLTGQGNSSLTAQFFAHRLLRIGVPAATYPDPHLAAVSISTLPRGSVVIGLSGTGSTLDTIGHLKLAQECGLYTVAVTHRAASPITRHASAVLFTASQEDPMTDGVLDTLTSQLLLLEALYAALLTHRPEADAMLRVTASSVGEKKV encoded by the coding sequence ATGACCCGCAGCACCACCGGAACGGGCGGCGCACTCGGCCGCATCCGCCTGCACGCCGATTCGCTGTCCCCCAGCCTGCGCCGCGTGGCCGATCACGTCACCGCGCACGCCGACACCGCCGTTCACCAGACCATCACCGAGGTCGCCCTGAGCGCCGGGGTCAGCGAGGCCACCATCACCCGGCTGTGCCACAAACTGAACTACGCCGGGTTTCACGCCTTCAAGATCGCGCTGGCCAGCGACCTGGGCGGCATGCACCCGCAGGGCGGCCCGCACGCCAGCACCGACGCGCCCAGCCAGATGCAGCGCCTCACGCAGCAGGCCGTTCGCAGCCTCGAAGGCACCGCCCGCCTGCTGGACGCCCAGGTCACCGGGGACGTCGCCGAGCGCCTCTCCCGCGCCCCGCGCGTGGACCTGACCGGGCAGGGCAACAGCAGCCTGACCGCGCAGTTCTTCGCGCACCGCCTGCTGCGCATCGGCGTGCCCGCCGCCACCTACCCCGACCCGCACCTCGCGGCCGTCAGTATCTCGACGTTGCCGCGCGGCAGCGTCGTGATCGGCCTGAGCGGCACCGGCAGCACCCTCGATACCATCGGGCACCTGAAACTCGCGCAGGAATGCGGGCTGTACACCGTGGCCGTCACGCACCGCGCCGCCAGCCCCATCACCCGGCACGCCAGCGCCGTCCTGTTCACCGCCAGTCAGGAAGACCCCATGACCGACGGCGTGCTGGACACCCTGACCAGTCAACTGCTGCTGCTCGAAGCGCTGTACGCCGCGCTGCTGACCCACCGCCCCGAGGCGGACGCCATGCTGCGCGTCACCGCCAGCAGCGTGGGGGAGAAAAAAGTCTAG
- a CDS encoding MFS transporter produces MTPPTALATPLPPAPVPSAPSALGQAAALSAAGQQLGGLSLPVIASTLPGSTALTLGLITAAAFLPHLLLGLLLGAAADRLPPRAAMLGMNVARGALLLGAAGLAHAGALSAPLLAGMALLLGSLGALHDASTQRWLAHFEDRRDANRAVQAGEQAALAAAPGLSGLLIAQAGAAAALLGESLSFLAASLRLLGLRAPVLAGRDGRGTLFGDAARGMAFVWRHGLLRRLAVTAAFVNFARAMTFTLLSFHLLRVWQVAPVVMGLTLTVGGLGGLVGASLSRRLSGMPDDRVMRGGLLALAGAGLLVPLAAPGALGLALIMLGRAAGTACVVTYNIRQDALRQSLSPAGMEARVATASRTLLWGSLPLGAALGGWLGTVMGTQEALTAAALLVFAAPLLLGRAPVQGAPAPTGQPGTA; encoded by the coding sequence GTGACTCCGCCCACTGCTCTGGCCACTCCCCTGCCCCCCGCACCGGTTCCGTCCGCGCCGTCCGCGCTGGGTCAGGCGGCGGCGCTGAGCGCGGCGGGGCAGCAACTGGGCGGGCTGAGCCTGCCGGTGATCGCCTCGACCCTGCCGGGCAGCACCGCCCTGACGCTGGGGCTGATCACGGCGGCAGCGTTCCTGCCGCACCTGCTGCTGGGTCTGCTGCTGGGCGCCGCCGCAGACCGCCTGCCGCCCCGCGCGGCCATGCTGGGCATGAACGTGGCGCGCGGGGCGCTGCTGCTGGGCGCGGCGGGACTGGCGCACGCGGGCGCGCTGTCCGCCCCTCTGCTGGCGGGTATGGCGCTGCTGCTGGGCAGCCTGGGGGCGCTGCACGACGCGTCCACTCAGCGCTGGCTGGCGCACTTCGAGGACCGCCGGGACGCGAACCGGGCCGTGCAGGCCGGAGAGCAGGCGGCGCTGGCCGCCGCGCCGGGCCTGAGCGGCCTGCTGATCGCGCAGGCAGGCGCGGCGGCGGCGCTACTGGGTGAGTCCCTGAGTTTCCTGGCGGCCAGCCTGCGCCTGCTGGGCCTGCGCGCCCCGGTACTGGCGGGCCGTGACGGGCGGGGCACGTTGTTCGGGGACGCAGCGCGCGGCATGGCGTTCGTGTGGCGGCACGGGCTGCTGCGGCGGCTGGCGGTCACGGCGGCGTTCGTGAACTTCGCGCGGGCCATGACGTTCACGCTGCTGTCGTTTCACCTGCTGCGCGTGTGGCAGGTGGCGCCGGTCGTGATGGGCCTGACCCTGACGGTGGGCGGGCTGGGCGGACTGGTGGGCGCGTCCCTGAGCCGCCGCCTGTCGGGCATGCCGGACGACCGGGTCATGCGCGGCGGCCTGCTGGCCCTGGCGGGCGCGGGCCTGCTGGTGCCGCTGGCCGCGCCGGGCGCGCTGGGACTGGCGCTGATCATGCTGGGCCGCGCCGCCGGGACGGCCTGCGTGGTCACGTACAACATCCGGCAGGACGCGCTGCGCCAGTCACTCTCCCCGGCCGGCATGGAGGCGCGGGTGGCGACCGCCTCGCGCACGCTGCTGTGGGGCAGCCTGCCGCTGGGCGCGGCGCTGGGCGGCTGGCTGGGCACGGTCATGGGCACGCAGGAGGCGCTGACCGCCGCGGCGCTGCTGGTGTTCGCCGCGCCGCTGTTGCTGGGCCGCGCCCCCGTGCAGGGCGCGCCTGCGCCCACCGGGCAGCCGGGCACGGCCTGA
- a CDS encoding transposase, with product MPRIPSLPHSIITAQLNRVTSLSGLIPYSTLCKSAISKEMARDSFASTEDFKRRARNAPEGAFLAIDFVMVPHAGRTMEGVNYHYSGQAQTRLGHQFTSAALVRFGEDPVPLLERFKVSQALHTERYPYRTATQEMIHVVQDCLAAGVPMAGLLLDGEFGRDAAVTFSREHQIPVLIRAKANMTVQFEGEGLTLGALSRQFPPERCHLYAEFGWRVRRLSVTREVGGFDVLIVWRKVHGEWTRFFLFSTFGGDVTVRSLLRAWKARWGIEVIHRFFKQNLGLGRCHCRTIQAQENWVWCVVEAFHAVLRVRREVPGMTWRAAQRQAAQNAEKYVLTGMEQDGPLLDAA from the coding sequence ATGCCTCGCATCCCCAGCCTACCGCACAGCATCATCACCGCTCAGCTGAACCGGGTCACCAGCCTCAGTGGCCTCATCCCCTACAGCACCCTGTGTAAAAGTGCCATCTCCAAAGAGATGGCGCGGGACTCCTTCGCCTCCACGGAGGACTTCAAGCGTCGAGCCAGGAACGCGCCGGAGGGCGCGTTCCTGGCCATTGATTTCGTCATGGTGCCCCACGCCGGACGGACGATGGAAGGCGTGAACTACCACTACAGCGGTCAGGCCCAGACCCGTCTGGGCCATCAGTTCACCTCCGCGGCCCTGGTCAGGTTCGGTGAAGATCCAGTTCCGTTGCTGGAGCGCTTCAAGGTTTCCCAGGCCCTGCATACAGAGCGCTATCCTTACCGTACAGCGACTCAGGAAATGATCCACGTCGTCCAGGATTGCCTCGCGGCGGGCGTCCCCATGGCGGGTCTCCTCCTGGATGGGGAGTTCGGGCGGGACGCGGCTGTGACCTTCAGTCGCGAGCATCAGATTCCGGTATTGATCCGTGCCAAAGCCAATATGACCGTGCAGTTCGAGGGTGAGGGACTCACCCTCGGTGCGCTGAGTCGGCAGTTCCCTCCAGAACGCTGCCACCTGTACGCGGAGTTCGGGTGGCGTGTCCGTCGATTGTCGGTCACCCGTGAGGTCGGTGGGTTCGATGTCCTGATCGTGTGGCGCAAGGTGCACGGGGAGTGGACACGGTTTTTCCTGTTCAGCACGTTTGGTGGTGACGTCACGGTTCGCTCACTGCTGCGGGCCTGGAAGGCCCGCTGGGGAATTGAGGTGATTCACCGGTTCTTCAAGCAGAACCTGGGACTGGGACGCTGTCATTGCCGGACGATCCAGGCGCAGGAGAACTGGGTGTGGTGCGTGGTGGAGGCCTTTCACGCGGTGTTACGGGTGCGTAGGGAAGTACCGGGAATGACGTGGCGGGCCGCACAACGGCAGGCAGCTCAGAATGCCGAAAAGTACGTCCTGACCGGGATGGAGCAGGACGGCCCCCTGCTTGACGCCGCGTGA
- the ptsP gene encoding phosphoenolpyruvate--protein phosphotransferase — MPDPALTPAAAPVTLSGVAASPGTGIGPAFILSAPDLSFETLTGQDPAAERVRLDAALAGSRTDLHGVREGARARLGDDAAAIFDAHLLLLDDPELGAAIQESLTGGANAEAAVHGAFEAFIGMFESLDDPYLRERAADLRDLRARVLSHLLGRPLASLAELREPAIVVAHDLTPSDTAGLDPALVRGVVTAVGGRTSHSAIMARGLGLPAVVGVGEAALAGLTRGTPLIVSGDAGTVTVHPDAAALNAAQAAQAAAHAEHARLDALKGQEGRTADGLRVELAANIGSPTEVPGALNAGAEGVGLYRTEFLFLGRDDLPGEDEQYRAYRAVLEGMAGRPVIIRTLDIGGDKALPALGLPHEENPFLGFRAIRLCLARPDLFRVQLRALLRASVHGQLHVMFPMIATVQEFLDARAHLDAARAELTAEGVPVAADIPVGMMVEIPAAAALSEQFARHADFFSVGSNDLIGYAMAADRMNERVANLYQPLNPAVLTLIALTCQGAARHGRWVGVCGEMAGDPLALPLLVGLGVTELSMSSPALLPRREQVLNLNAAQARELAAHALTLSHAAEVEAAVRAAYPHLTPTDA, encoded by the coding sequence GTGCCTGACCCGGCCCTCACGCCCGCCGCCGCTCCGGTCACGCTGAGTGGCGTGGCCGCCTCGCCCGGCACCGGCATCGGCCCGGCCTTCATCCTGAGCGCCCCGGACCTGAGCTTCGAGACCCTGACCGGACAGGACCCGGCCGCCGAGCGTGTCCGCCTGGACGCCGCGCTGGCCGGGAGCCGCACGGACCTGCACGGGGTGCGCGAGGGCGCCCGCGCCCGCCTGGGCGACGATGCCGCCGCGATCTTTGACGCACACCTGCTGCTGCTGGACGACCCGGAACTCGGCGCGGCCATTCAGGAATCCCTGACCGGCGGCGCGAACGCCGAGGCCGCCGTGCACGGCGCGTTCGAGGCGTTCATCGGGATGTTCGAGAGTCTGGACGACCCGTACCTGCGCGAGCGGGCCGCCGATCTGCGCGACCTGCGCGCCCGCGTGCTCTCGCACCTGCTGGGCCGACCCCTGGCCAGCCTGGCCGAGCTGCGCGAGCCGGCCATCGTGGTCGCGCACGACCTGACGCCCAGCGACACCGCCGGACTGGACCCCGCCCTGGTGCGGGGTGTCGTCACGGCCGTGGGTGGGCGCACCAGCCACAGCGCGATCATGGCGCGCGGCCTGGGCCTGCCCGCCGTGGTGGGCGTGGGCGAGGCCGCCCTGGCGGGCCTGACGCGCGGCACGCCGCTGATCGTCAGCGGCGACGCGGGCACCGTGACCGTCCACCCGGACGCCGCCGCCCTGAACGCCGCGCAGGCCGCGCAGGCCGCCGCGCACGCCGAACACGCCCGCCTGGACGCCCTGAAAGGCCAGGAGGGCCGCACCGCCGACGGACTGCGCGTGGAACTCGCCGCGAACATCGGCTCGCCCACCGAGGTGCCGGGCGCCCTGAACGCCGGAGCAGAGGGCGTGGGCCTGTACCGCACCGAGTTCCTGTTCCTGGGCCGCGACGACCTGCCCGGCGAGGACGAACAGTACCGCGCCTACCGCGCCGTGCTCGAAGGCATGGCGGGCCGCCCCGTGATCATCCGCACGCTGGACATCGGCGGCGACAAGGCCCTGCCCGCCCTGGGCCTCCCGCACGAGGAGAACCCCTTCCTGGGCTTCCGTGCGATCCGCCTGTGCCTCGCGCGGCCGGACCTGTTCCGCGTGCAACTGCGCGCCCTGCTGCGCGCCAGCGTGCACGGCCAGCTGCACGTGATGTTCCCCATGATCGCCACCGTGCAGGAATTCCTGGACGCCCGCGCCCACCTCGACGCCGCGCGCGCCGAACTGACCGCCGAGGGCGTGCCAGTTGCCGCCGACATTCCAGTCGGGATGATGGTCGAGATTCCGGCCGCCGCCGCCCTGAGCGAGCAGTTCGCGCGGCACGCGGACTTCTTCAGCGTGGGCAGCAACGACCTGATCGGGTACGCCATGGCCGCCGACCGCATGAATGAGCGCGTGGCGAACCTGTACCAGCCGCTGAACCCGGCCGTGCTGACCCTGATCGCCCTGACCTGCCAGGGCGCCGCCCGCCACGGCCGGTGGGTGGGCGTGTGCGGCGAGATGGCCGGCGACCCGCTGGCGCTGCCACTGCTGGTCGGGCTGGGTGTCACGGAACTGTCCATGAGCTCGCCCGCGCTGCTGCCGCGCCGCGAGCAGGTGCTGAACCTGAACGCCGCGCAGGCCCGCGAACTGGCCGCGCACGCCCTGACCCTCAGCCACGCCGCCGAGGTCGAGGCCGCCGTGCGCGCCGCCTACCCCCACCTGACCCCCACCGATGCCTGA
- the nagA gene encoding N-acetylglucosamine-6-phosphate deacetylase has protein sequence MPGPQGSLAPGRLTLQGGLIRAVEPDPQAPRDWVILPGFVDTHVHGGGGGDTMDGPDGVRTLARLHARHGTTTLLPTTITNPWEAVLEALRGVAEVMRTGVPGGADIAGAHLEGPFISPGRLGAQPPCAVGPTEVLVTQVIATGVLRAVTLAPELPGAREAALAFARAGVRVGIGHTRADADTVTGLLALLSAAGAQTCATHLFNAMGGVEGRAPGVPGALMADPHATLEVILDGIHLHDTAVRLARAAAPERLILITDAMRAAGLGDGPSELGGQPVTVRGGKATLPDGTLAGSVLTMDAALRRAVAAGIPLPEASRMASLTPARSVGLHDRGELRPGLRADLVTLDPDLTVQAVHVAGVPIAGTPVAAPPTLENP, from the coding sequence ATGCCCGGCCCGCAGGGGAGCCTCGCGCCGGGCCGCCTGACCCTCCAGGGCGGCCTGATCCGCGCCGTGGAACCCGACCCGCAGGCCCCGCGTGACTGGGTGATCCTGCCCGGCTTCGTGGACACCCACGTTCATGGCGGCGGCGGCGGGGACACCATGGACGGCCCGGACGGCGTGCGCACCCTGGCCCGCCTGCACGCCCGCCACGGCACGACCACGCTGCTGCCCACCACCATCACCAACCCCTGGGAGGCGGTGCTGGAGGCGCTGCGCGGCGTGGCCGAGGTCATGCGTACGGGCGTGCCGGGCGGCGCGGACATCGCGGGCGCCCACCTGGAAGGGCCGTTCATCAGTCCTGGCCGTCTGGGTGCGCAACCGCCCTGCGCAGTGGGCCCCACCGAGGTGCTGGTGACGCAGGTCATTGCGACGGGTGTCCTGCGGGCCGTGACCCTCGCCCCGGAACTGCCGGGCGCGCGGGAAGCGGCCCTGGCCTTTGCCCGCGCGGGCGTGCGGGTCGGGATCGGGCACACCCGCGCCGACGCCGATACCGTGACCGGCCTGCTCGCGCTGCTGAGTGCGGCGGGCGCGCAGACCTGCGCGACGCACCTGTTCAACGCTATGGGCGGCGTCGAGGGCCGCGCCCCCGGCGTGCCCGGCGCGCTGATGGCCGACCCGCACGCCACGCTGGAAGTCATTCTGGACGGCATTCACCTGCACGACACGGCCGTGCGTCTCGCGCGGGCCGCCGCGCCGGAACGCCTGATCCTGATCACGGACGCCATGCGCGCCGCCGGACTCGGTGACGGTCCCAGCGAACTCGGCGGGCAGCCCGTCACGGTACGCGGCGGGAAGGCCACCCTCCCGGACGGCACCCTCGCCGGCAGCGTCCTGACCATGGACGCCGCCCTGCGCCGCGCCGTCGCCGCCGGCATTCCCCTGCCGGAAGCGAGCCGCATGGCCAGCCTGACCCCGGCCCGCTCGGTCGGCCTGCACGACCGGGGCGAACTCAGGCCCGGTCTGCGCGCCGACCTCGTCACCCTCGACCCGGACCTGACCGTGCAGGCCGTGCATGTCGCCGGAGTGCCCATCGCCGGAACACCTGTGGCCGCCCCCCCCACCCTGGAGAACCCATGA
- a CDS encoding SIS domain-containing protein, with protein MTDPLMLQEARQSPDVTRRQLAENADVSRALAAAIRALKPAYAVTIARGSSDHACTVLKYALETQLGLPVASLGPSVHTLYGARLDLRGALVIAVSQSGASPDVVENVRAARESGALTVALVNVEDSDLARAAEFVLPLRGGEERAVAATKSYLASLTALLPVIADLSGDEALLRGLHALPAALEATLALEGQARDLADRYRFAENLIVLTRGLHYGVAQEAALKLKETSGIHAEAYSAAEFSHGPKRLLAEGLPVLAFTPADQAGAATRAALDALQADGADLRTIGPASGSTLTTPGTGHGLTDTVPSALAFYLFAAHLSLARGLNPDQPPLLSKVTKTR; from the coding sequence ATGACCGATCCTCTGATGTTGCAGGAAGCCCGGCAGTCCCCGGACGTCACCCGCCGCCAGCTCGCCGAAAACGCCGACGTCAGCCGCGCACTGGCCGCCGCCATCCGCGCCCTGAAACCCGCGTACGCCGTCACCATCGCGCGTGGCAGCAGCGACCACGCCTGCACGGTCCTCAAGTACGCCCTGGAAACCCAGCTGGGCCTGCCGGTCGCCAGCCTCGGCCCCAGCGTTCACACCCTGTACGGCGCGCGGCTGGACCTGCGCGGCGCCCTGGTGATCGCCGTGTCGCAGAGCGGCGCGAGCCCCGACGTGGTCGAGAACGTCCGCGCTGCCCGCGAGAGCGGCGCCCTGACCGTCGCACTCGTGAACGTGGAGGACAGTGACCTGGCGCGCGCCGCCGAGTTCGTCTTGCCGCTGCGCGGTGGTGAGGAACGCGCCGTGGCCGCCACCAAGAGCTACCTCGCCAGCCTGACCGCCCTGCTGCCCGTCATCGCGGACCTCAGCGGCGACGAGGCACTGCTGCGAGGCCTGCATGCCCTGCCCGCCGCGCTGGAAGCCACCCTGGCCCTCGAAGGACAGGCCCGCGACCTGGCCGACCGCTACCGCTTCGCGGAGAACCTGATCGTCCTCACGCGCGGCCTGCACTACGGCGTGGCGCAGGAAGCCGCCCTGAAACTCAAGGAAACCAGCGGCATTCACGCCGAGGCGTACTCCGCCGCCGAGTTCAGCCACGGCCCCAAACGCCTGCTCGCCGAGGGCCTCCCGGTCCTGGCCTTCACGCCCGCCGATCAGGCCGGGGCCGCCACCCGCGCCGCGCTGGACGCCCTGCAGGCCGACGGCGCGGACCTGCGCACCATCGGCCCCGCCAGCGGCAGCACCCTCACCACGCCCGGCACCGGGCACGGCCTGACCGACACGGTCCCCAGCGCCCTGGCGTTCTACCTGTTCGCCGCGCACCTCTCACTGGCACGCGGCCTGAACCCCGACCAGCCCCCGCTGCTCAGCAAGGTCACGAAGACCCGCTGA